Proteins co-encoded in one Spirosoma endbachense genomic window:
- a CDS encoding ester cyclase, translating into MEAMDLNQVKQLALNFIEEVWNHQQYDKLDDYLHHDYVDHSLPTALPADRVGLLKWLQATSQSFEHQTLIEDQVTEGNKTILKVKMMMTHIGLWRGIEATGAQVSTTGYRFYRIADGKIIEHWAAIDGNVLETQLKQKVNKGCQIPE; encoded by the coding sequence ATGGAAGCAATGGATCTAAATCAGGTTAAACAGTTAGCCCTCAACTTCATTGAAGAAGTTTGGAATCATCAACAGTATGACAAGCTCGATGATTATCTTCATCATGACTATGTTGACCACTCATTACCAACGGCTTTACCAGCCGACCGTGTAGGTTTGTTAAAATGGCTTCAAGCCACCAGCCAATCCTTCGAACATCAGACGCTCATTGAAGATCAGGTTACCGAAGGCAATAAGACGATTCTAAAAGTTAAAATGATGATGACCCATATTGGTTTATGGCGTGGTATTGAAGCGACCGGTGCTCAAGTTAGTACAACAGGGTATCGGTTTTATCGAATTGCGGATGGCAAAATCATTGAGCATTGGGCTGCCATTGATGGGAACGTATTAGAAACCCAACTAAAGCAGAAAGTAAACAAGGGCTGCCAGATTCCAGAATAA
- a CDS encoding helix-turn-helix domain-containing protein, translating to MPPPYKRQNAIFTGKQIIMSEITEQVGQLIREARQKKGLSQLELAEILGVTKAAVSGYETGKQNLTVGTLHKVALALDMPMKITLG from the coding sequence GTGCCACCACCCTATAAGCGTCAAAATGCTATATTTACAGGAAAGCAGATTATTATGTCAGAGATTACAGAGCAGGTTGGCCAGTTAATACGGGAGGCTCGTCAGAAAAAGGGGCTTAGCCAATTGGAGTTAGCAGAAATATTAGGGGTAACCAAGGCAGCGGTTAGTGGCTACGAAACAGGAAAGCAAAATCTTACTGTTGGTACACTGCATAAAGTAGCGTTAGCTTTGGACATGCCCATGAAAATAACTCTTGGATAA
- a CDS encoding DUF1801 domain-containing protein: MNQEVTNYFQKLPKWQTAVCESLRTMIAETVPIIEERMQYGKPHYLKNGHFACVIHAAKEKVSFMIFNAGELQEIKGFFKSMSTPDRKTAAIIEGQEVDYGLLATLLKQASESL, translated from the coding sequence ATGAACCAGGAAGTCACCAACTACTTTCAAAAGCTGCCGAAATGGCAAACTGCCGTTTGTGAATCGCTTCGTACAATGATTGCCGAAACCGTTCCCATCATTGAAGAGAGGATGCAGTACGGAAAACCGCATTACTTGAAAAATGGTCACTTTGCCTGTGTCATCCACGCAGCCAAGGAAAAGGTATCTTTTATGATCTTTAATGCCGGTGAATTGCAGGAAATTAAGGGGTTTTTCAAGTCGATGTCAACCCCTGACCGAAAAACCGCAGCGATTATTGAAGGCCAGGAAGTGGATTATGGCCTGTTGGCAACTCTTCTGAAACAGGCATCCGAATCGTTATGA
- a CDS encoding exosporium glycoprotein BclB-related protein, whose product MKNNVLLCLFGLLLFAQHSRAQVGIGTNSPDGSAQLEVQSSTKGLLIPRVNSTGDVANPAEGLLVYQTGGTAGFYFRKSGQWVRLATTADVSGGSSAGSIIPFSSGLPVTMTTILGGLAGTGALLGFGNSASGITTGGSIDLTGNAGVLLNFAFSVPRAGTITSLSGFFSTTQALSLIGTTVTVNAQLYKASESSNTFTPVGGATVSLAPGLTGIIGLGTTSSGVTSGLAIPVTAGTRLLLVFNSTSAGLTLINTVSGYASAGVTIE is encoded by the coding sequence ATGAAAAACAATGTATTGCTTTGTCTTTTTGGCCTGCTCCTGTTTGCCCAACACTCCAGAGCTCAGGTCGGTATTGGTACCAATAGCCCCGATGGCAGCGCTCAACTGGAAGTCCAGTCCAGTACCAAAGGGTTGCTGATTCCACGAGTCAACAGCACAGGCGATGTGGCTAATCCGGCAGAGGGGTTGCTGGTGTACCAAACCGGGGGAACAGCCGGGTTTTATTTCCGGAAAAGCGGTCAATGGGTTCGCCTGGCAACGACAGCTGATGTCTCGGGAGGCTCCTCCGCGGGAAGCATAATTCCCTTTTCCTCGGGTCTACCCGTTACGATGACGACCATTCTGGGTGGCCTGGCGGGTACAGGTGCCTTATTGGGCTTTGGCAATTCTGCATCGGGTATCACTACGGGAGGATCCATCGATCTCACTGGTAATGCAGGGGTCTTACTTAATTTCGCATTCTCCGTTCCCCGTGCCGGCACGATCACTTCCCTGTCCGGCTTTTTTAGTACAACTCAGGCACTATCGCTAATCGGCACGACGGTTACCGTCAATGCCCAGTTATATAAAGCCAGTGAATCGAGTAATACCTTTACCCCCGTGGGGGGGGCAACCGTTAGTTTAGCGCCTGGCCTAACGGGTATTATAGGGTTGGGCACCACCAGCTCTGGCGTAACATCAGGCCTGGCTATTCCCGTTACGGCAGGGACCCGGTTGTTGCTCGTCTTTAACTCGACATCTGCCGGGCTAACGTTAATCAATACGGTCAGCGGCTACGCCAGTGCAGGCGTCACCATTGAATAA
- a CDS encoding Rha family transcriptional regulator: MEPTPNIHLIPVRTSGETLTVSSLDFAHGLGVNHKSLLETIRTHQRAIERDFGRVAFETESGKKDSPFQTANLQPEKKSTKPITVAYLTEDQALFIGTLSRNSKRVVELKATLVKSFSQARRRLREAGQTPLPADYLRQHDQRIADLEQQLKQMLDSQQQAARSLLDVPRSTEPLPIETTRIKIQRIVNGYCRVNNLKQQDIWRRVYDRLYYLYHVNIRAHKRSERESWLDVAERSGHIEKIYAIVSAELTYTDE, encoded by the coding sequence ATGGAACCTACGCCAAACATCCATCTGATTCCGGTACGCACGTCGGGAGAGACGTTAACCGTTAGCAGCCTTGACTTTGCTCATGGATTAGGAGTAAATCATAAGAGCTTGCTGGAAACAATTCGAACCCATCAACGGGCCATCGAGCGTGACTTTGGCAGGGTCGCCTTTGAAACAGAGTCAGGTAAAAAAGATTCGCCGTTTCAAACGGCGAATCTTCAACCAGAAAAGAAAAGCACCAAGCCTATCACTGTTGCTTATTTAACCGAAGACCAGGCGCTGTTCATTGGTACGCTCAGCCGCAATTCTAAACGAGTTGTCGAACTCAAAGCTACGCTAGTCAAATCCTTCTCCCAGGCGCGCCGGCGACTGCGGGAAGCGGGCCAGACACCGCTACCAGCCGACTACCTCCGTCAGCACGACCAACGCATCGCCGATCTGGAGCAGCAGCTGAAGCAAATGCTCGATTCCCAACAGCAAGCCGCCCGATCACTGCTTGATGTTCCCCGTAGCACCGAGCCCTTACCCATTGAAACGACCCGGATAAAGATCCAACGCATTGTTAATGGCTACTGTCGGGTCAATAACCTCAAGCAGCAGGATATCTGGCGCCGCGTCTACGACCGCTTGTATTATTTATACCACGTCAACATCCGGGCCCATAAGCGATCGGAGCGGGAAAGCTGGCTGGACGTGGCCGAACGAAGTGGCCACATCGAGAAGATCTATGCCATTGTCAGTGCCGAGTTGACCTATACTGATGAGTGA
- a CDS encoding IPT/TIG domain-containing protein — MSLFLVLACGKDNSSTPTPSTPTTPTANPPTITGVTPMTGSVGTKVVITGTAFSATTANNNIKFGSTEATVDSATTTRLVTKVPQGAQSGKISVTVSGTTVSSTSDFVIMTTPTVTTPTFGTAINNQTTSGITSSTARAVSVLNQLGDQAISQHGHVWSKGTQTPTLASNTGKTELGSLASSVAVPYSVSSALTGLDAATNYTIRAYLTTASGTTYGPTFTFTTLTATTTTATTCILSSITQRVTYTGDSYTATISYDAQGRVSKITYSSGTVLTFSYATSGELVSVEEKLGSSLNKYVFTYSGGKLTEYSYNNAVYKVSLNASGQIVTIQPTSGDIAESKLSYDSQGNLTSLVETLKAGGETRTDLTYDDKKLAFASVALSEAHKIVLTSNFFNVTAIGSNLGLFGKNNPLTTKISPKNSAGVVGTITTRTDTYIYKDGFPTSSVMSLNGNQVGSTSFTTSNCK; from the coding sequence ATGAGCTTATTTCTAGTGCTGGCCTGCGGCAAAGACAATAGCTCAACGCCTACACCATCAACGCCCACAACGCCGACGGCAAATCCCCCAACAATCACGGGCGTAACACCGATGACTGGCTCGGTTGGCACGAAAGTCGTCATTACGGGAACAGCCTTTAGTGCTACAACGGCCAATAACAATATAAAATTTGGCAGTACGGAGGCAACTGTGGATAGTGCTACTACAACACGGCTAGTCACGAAAGTGCCACAGGGTGCCCAGTCCGGAAAAATAAGTGTGACAGTGAGTGGAACAACGGTAAGTAGTACTAGCGATTTCGTCATTATGACTACACCTACCGTCACAACCCCTACGTTTGGTACTGCTATCAACAATCAAACCACATCGGGCATAACCAGTTCTACCGCACGGGCAGTATCGGTACTGAATCAGCTTGGAGACCAGGCCATCAGCCAGCATGGTCATGTTTGGAGCAAAGGCACGCAAACTCCCACATTGGCAAGTAACACTGGCAAAACAGAATTAGGGTCTTTAGCCTCTTCAGTAGCTGTGCCCTACAGTGTTTCCAGTGCTCTAACCGGACTCGATGCCGCGACTAACTATACCATCCGTGCTTATCTGACAACAGCATCAGGCACAACCTATGGCCCTACCTTTACCTTCACCACGCTGACGGCAACGACCACCACCGCAACAACCTGTATTTTAAGTAGTATAACACAACGAGTTACGTATACTGGTGATAGTTATACGGCGACCATCAGTTATGATGCTCAGGGACGAGTATCCAAAATTACCTATAGCAGTGGCACAGTGCTAACATTTTCGTATGCCACTAGCGGAGAATTAGTGTCGGTGGAAGAGAAATTGGGGAGTTCACTTAATAAGTATGTCTTTACCTATTCTGGGGGTAAGCTAACGGAGTATAGTTACAATAATGCTGTCTACAAAGTGTCACTAAATGCATCTGGCCAGATAGTCACTATTCAGCCTACTTCTGGCGATATAGCCGAGTCTAAACTTAGCTATGATAGTCAGGGAAATCTCACCTCTCTTGTAGAAACACTGAAAGCTGGGGGAGAGACTCGTACAGACCTAACCTATGATGATAAAAAGCTGGCATTTGCGAGTGTTGCACTATCTGAAGCGCATAAGATTGTATTGACTAGTAATTTTTTCAATGTAACTGCCATCGGCTCTAATCTGGGACTTTTTGGCAAAAACAACCCGCTAACTACTAAAATCTCCCCGAAAAATTCCGCCGGTGTTGTTGGTACAATAACGACAAGAACAGATACATACATATATAAAGATGGGTTTCCAACTTCATCTGTTATGTCGTTAAACGGCAATCAAGTGGGTAGTACTTCATTTACTACCAGTAATTGTAAATAA
- a CDS encoding DUF4041 domain-containing protein, whose translation MGLFDFIKKKELVEIAALNAKREQDELLIEKLNGQLQHYKPIVDIEAEVDRQKRNLVQMVDAKTTEVEAANEKLTTLNAQYQVALEMYTKLRKEVNVFESKLDLIEFGVYEPVYDFEKSDEYRAEQTEFIEAQKALISMDKAALCDTQWTVEGSEAKGKAVVRVYKKLMLRAFNGECDVLIAKVKWNNINQMKERMQKIFDAINKLGEGFKVYLNKDYLGFKQQELVLEYEYQAKRQQEKEAMRAIQEELREEEKAKREFEQAQREAQKEEANYQKALDKARREVELATGEKQDRLLTQILMLERELEEAQARKERALSMAQQTKRGHVYIISNIGSFGENVYKIGMTRRLEPEDRVKELGDASVPFQFDIHAMIYSDEARTLEYELHKAFTDKKVNMLNYRKEFFNVTLDEIEQKVKEIGLNAEFSRLPEAMEYRETLAILEKLHAQTPLVTVEQMIAEEFPSSLT comes from the coding sequence ATGGGATTGTTTGACTTTATAAAGAAAAAAGAACTGGTTGAAATTGCTGCCCTAAATGCGAAGCGTGAACAGGATGAACTACTTATTGAAAAGCTCAATGGGCAATTACAACACTACAAACCAATTGTAGATATTGAAGCTGAAGTAGATAGGCAAAAGAGAAATTTGGTGCAAATGGTCGACGCGAAAACAACTGAGGTAGAAGCCGCTAACGAAAAGTTGACTACGCTAAACGCTCAGTATCAAGTGGCCCTGGAAATGTACACCAAGTTGCGAAAGGAGGTTAACGTCTTCGAATCAAAACTGGATTTGATTGAATTTGGCGTGTACGAGCCGGTATACGACTTTGAAAAGTCAGACGAATATCGCGCTGAACAAACTGAATTCATCGAAGCGCAAAAAGCACTAATCAGTATGGACAAAGCTGCCCTGTGCGATACGCAGTGGACAGTAGAAGGTAGTGAAGCCAAAGGTAAAGCAGTAGTGCGGGTGTACAAAAAACTGATGTTACGAGCCTTCAATGGCGAGTGCGATGTATTGATCGCCAAAGTCAAGTGGAATAATATCAATCAGATGAAGGAACGAATGCAGAAGATATTCGATGCCATCAATAAGTTAGGTGAAGGCTTCAAAGTTTACCTCAACAAAGACTATTTAGGCTTTAAACAGCAGGAATTAGTTCTAGAATACGAATATCAAGCTAAGCGCCAGCAGGAGAAGGAAGCCATGCGGGCTATACAGGAAGAGTTGCGTGAGGAAGAGAAAGCCAAACGGGAGTTTGAACAGGCCCAACGCGAAGCCCAAAAAGAGGAAGCCAATTATCAGAAAGCATTAGATAAGGCTCGTCGGGAAGTGGAACTAGCGACGGGTGAAAAGCAGGACCGGCTGCTGACCCAAATTCTGATGTTAGAACGTGAACTGGAGGAAGCCCAGGCTAGGAAAGAGAGGGCTTTGTCGATGGCCCAGCAAACTAAGCGGGGGCACGTATACATAATTTCAAATATTGGCTCATTCGGCGAAAACGTCTACAAGATTGGTATGACGCGGCGTTTAGAGCCAGAGGATCGGGTCAAAGAATTGGGGGATGCGTCGGTGCCCTTCCAATTTGATATACATGCCATGATTTATTCTGACGAAGCTCGTACGTTAGAATACGAATTGCACAAAGCGTTTACTGACAAAAAAGTAAACATGCTCAACTACCGTAAGGAATTTTTTAACGTAACGTTGGATGAGATTGAGCAGAAAGTAAAAGAGATCGGTCTTAACGCGGAATTTTCGCGGCTTCCTGAAGCGATGGAGTACCGAGAGACGTTAGCTATTTTGGAGAAGCTCCACGCTCAAACGCCATTAGTAACGGTCGAACAGATGATTGCCGAAGAGTTTCCAAGTAGTTTGACTTAG
- a CDS encoding Crp/Fnr family transcriptional regulator has protein sequence MFDTLKKLTQLDEHSWSMFSHILTEHQYMKGETILQPGQLCKHIFFLQTGLLRSFQLKAGDERNVAFSLENSFLTDLKSLRNEQPSELTIQALEPSSVLSMAKVDLVGLYQQSHPIETLGRNLLETLLEEQEEYASWFTLYSAKERYDLLRQKKPDLIQRLPLGQLASYLGIRRETLSRIRRLK, from the coding sequence ATGTTTGATACGCTCAAAAAATTAACCCAACTTGATGAACATTCCTGGTCGATGTTCAGTCACATACTGACTGAGCATCAGTACATGAAAGGTGAAACAATCCTGCAACCTGGTCAACTATGTAAACACATATTCTTTCTGCAAACCGGGCTTTTACGCAGCTTTCAGCTGAAAGCAGGTGACGAACGAAATGTGGCCTTTAGCCTTGAAAATTCGTTTTTAACCGATTTAAAAAGTCTGCGTAACGAGCAGCCAAGCGAATTGACTATCCAGGCACTTGAGCCCTCATCCGTATTGAGCATGGCCAAAGTGGATTTAGTTGGGCTTTATCAACAGTCTCATCCGATTGAAACTTTAGGCAGAAACTTGCTGGAAACTCTTTTGGAAGAGCAGGAAGAATATGCGTCCTGGTTCACCTTATATTCGGCCAAAGAGCGATATGATTTATTACGTCAAAAGAAACCCGATCTAATTCAACGGCTTCCGTTAGGTCAACTGGCATCGTATTTAGGGATTCGTCGGGAAACATTAAGCCGAATTCGTCGCTTGAAGTAG